A window of the Gossypium hirsutum isolate 1008001.06 chromosome A03, Gossypium_hirsutum_v2.1, whole genome shotgun sequence genome harbors these coding sequences:
- the LOC107886732 gene encoding cytochrome b6-f complex iron-sulfur subunit, chloroplastic isoform X1: MASSTFSPAAPSQLCAGKSGMFCPSRAFLVKPTRTHMVKNEKGMRITCQATSIPADRVPDMGKRQLMNLLLLGAISLPSGFMLVPYAAFFVPSGGRGTGGGTVAKDAIGNDVIAEEWLKTHGPGDRTLTQGLKGDPTYLVVEKDRTLATYGINAVCTHLGCVVPWNQAENKFICPCHGSQYNDQGRVVRGPAPLSLALAHAGVEDGKVVFVPWVETDFRTGDAPWWS, translated from the exons ATGGCTTCCTCAACTTTCTCCCCTGCAGCTCCTTCGCAG CTATGCGCCGGCAAGAGTGGCATGTTCTGCCCATCACGAGCGTTTCTTGTGAAACCAACGAGAACCCATATGGTCAAAAACGAAAAGGGAATGAGGATCACATGCCAGGCCACTAGCATCCCTGCTGATAGAGTGCCAGACATGGGCAAGAGGCAGCTCATGAATCTGCTTCTGTTGGGGGCTATTTCACTTCCCTCAGGTTTCATGTTGGTTCCTTATGCAGCCTTCTTTGTCCCATCTGG GGGACGGGGTACCGGTGGTGGCACCGTTGCCAAGGACGCAATCGGAAATGATGTAATTGCCGAAGAATGGCTCAAGACTCATGGCCCTGGGGACCGAACCCTGACTCAAGGATTGAAG gGAGACCCAACCTACCTAGTGGTAGAGAAGGACAGAACTCTTGCAACATATGGTATAAATGCTGTGTGCACACACCTTGGGTGTGTTGTTCCGTGGAATCAAGCCGAGAACAAGTTCATATGCCCCTGCCATGGATCCCAATACAACGATCAAGGAAGAGTTGTGAGAGGACCTGCCCCCTTG TCCTTGGCATTGGCACACGCTGGTGTTGAAGACGGGAAGGTAGTATTTGTTCCATGGGTGGAAACAGATTTCAGAACCGGTGACGCTCCATGGTGGTCTTAA
- the LOC107886732 gene encoding cytochrome b6-f complex iron-sulfur subunit, chloroplastic isoform X3, with the protein MASSTFSPAAPSQLCAGKSGMFCPSRAFLVKPTRTHMVKNEKGMRITCQATSIPADRVPDMGKRQLMNLLLLGAISLPSGFMLVPYAAFFVPSGGRGTGGGTVAKDAIGNDVIAEEWLKTHGPGDRTLTQGLKGDPTYLVVEKDRTLATYGINAVCTHLGCVVPWNQAENKFICPCHGSQYNDQGRVVRGPAPLVSLIDILGIGTRWC; encoded by the exons ATGGCTTCCTCAACTTTCTCCCCTGCAGCTCCTTCGCAG CTATGCGCCGGCAAGAGTGGCATGTTCTGCCCATCACGAGCGTTTCTTGTGAAACCAACGAGAACCCATATGGTCAAAAACGAAAAGGGAATGAGGATCACATGCCAGGCCACTAGCATCCCTGCTGATAGAGTGCCAGACATGGGCAAGAGGCAGCTCATGAATCTGCTTCTGTTGGGGGCTATTTCACTTCCCTCAGGTTTCATGTTGGTTCCTTATGCAGCCTTCTTTGTCCCATCTGG GGGACGGGGTACCGGTGGTGGCACCGTTGCCAAGGACGCAATCGGAAATGATGTAATTGCCGAAGAATGGCTCAAGACTCATGGCCCTGGGGACCGAACCCTGACTCAAGGATTGAAG gGAGACCCAACCTACCTAGTGGTAGAGAAGGACAGAACTCTTGCAACATATGGTATAAATGCTGTGTGCACACACCTTGGGTGTGTTGTTCCGTGGAATCAAGCCGAGAACAAGTTCATATGCCCCTGCCATGGATCCCAATACAACGATCAAGGAAGAGTTGTGAGAGGACCTGCCCCCTTGGTGAGTCTGATTGACA TCCTTGGCATTGGCACACGCTGGTGTTGA
- the LOC107886732 gene encoding cytochrome b6-f complex iron-sulfur subunit, chloroplastic isoform X2, producing the protein MASSTFSPAAPSQLCAGKSGMFCPSRAFLVKPTRTHMVKNEKGMRITCQATSIPADRVPDMGKRQLMNLLLLGAISLPSGFMLVPYAAFFVPSGGRGTGGGTVAKDAIGNDVIAEEWLKTHGPGDRTLTQGLKEIVCHGDPTYLVVEKDRTLATYGINAVCTHLGCVVPWNQAENKFICPCHGSQYNDQGRVVRGPAPLVSLIDILGIGTRWC; encoded by the exons ATGGCTTCCTCAACTTTCTCCCCTGCAGCTCCTTCGCAG CTATGCGCCGGCAAGAGTGGCATGTTCTGCCCATCACGAGCGTTTCTTGTGAAACCAACGAGAACCCATATGGTCAAAAACGAAAAGGGAATGAGGATCACATGCCAGGCCACTAGCATCCCTGCTGATAGAGTGCCAGACATGGGCAAGAGGCAGCTCATGAATCTGCTTCTGTTGGGGGCTATTTCACTTCCCTCAGGTTTCATGTTGGTTCCTTATGCAGCCTTCTTTGTCCCATCTGG GGGACGGGGTACCGGTGGTGGCACCGTTGCCAAGGACGCAATCGGAAATGATGTAATTGCCGAAGAATGGCTCAAGACTCATGGCCCTGGGGACCGAACCCTGACTCAAGGATTGAAG GAAATTGTTTGCCAT gGAGACCCAACCTACCTAGTGGTAGAGAAGGACAGAACTCTTGCAACATATGGTATAAATGCTGTGTGCACACACCTTGGGTGTGTTGTTCCGTGGAATCAAGCCGAGAACAAGTTCATATGCCCCTGCCATGGATCCCAATACAACGATCAAGGAAGAGTTGTGAGAGGACCTGCCCCCTTGGTGAGTCTGATTGACA TCCTTGGCATTGGCACACGCTGGTGTTGA
- the LOC121220963 gene encoding putative cyclin-D6-1 isoform X2, whose amino-acid sequence MELDLENPLSNLNDLFPTASTPSLFLLESHHMPTLYYINTLKATHLDISVRREAISSISQLSCKFGPFLPYLAITYLDRFLSSQGVAQPNTWVLRLVAISCVSLAAKMMKTDFSLADFQGDRGFMFDAQTVERMEYLILGALKWRMRSITPFSFVSFFISLFKVKDPPLKQALKARAVEIIFKAQLDTKLLEFKPSTIAASAVLSASHQIFDGKQFPSFKKAIFSCSYVNKENLVKCTNWVEEIAMEGSESIWDYQHIYQHIYFQFSE is encoded by the exons ATGGAGTTGGATCTTGAAAACCCTTTATCAAACTTGAACGACTTGTTCCCTACTGCTTCTACCCCTTCCCTCTTCCTGCTTGAATCTCATCATATGCCCACACTCTATTACATCAACACTCTCAAAGCTACACATCTTGATATTTCTGTCAGACGAGAAGCCATCTCTTCAATCTCACAG CTTTCTTGCAAATTCGGCCCCTTTTTACCGTATCTTGCTATCActtatcttgaccggttcttatCAAGCCAAGGAGTAGCG CAACCTAATACATGGGTTCTGAGGCTTGTTGCAATCTCTTGCGTCTCTTTAGCTGCCAAGATGATGAAAACAGACTTCTCTCTCGCCGACTTTCAG GGCGATCGAGGTTTCATGTTTGATGCACAAACAGTAGAGCGAATGGAATATCTAATCCTGGGAGCATTAAAATGGCGAATGCGTTCAATTACTCCATTCTCTTTCGtctcctttttcatttcattGTTCAAAGTCAAAGACCCTCCATTAAAGCAAGCTCTCAAAGCTCGAGCTGTTGAAATCATCTTCAAAGCTCAACTTG ATACAAAGCTTTTAGAGTTCAAGCCATCAACAATTGCAGCATCGGCAGTCCTCTCAGCTTCCCATCAAATCTTTGATGGGAAGCAATTTCCCAGCTTTAAGAAAGCAATTTTCAGCTGTTCATATGTAAATAAG GAAAACCTGGTAAAATGCACCAATTGGGTGGAAGAGATAGCGATGGAGGGCAGTGAATCAATATGGGATTACCAGCATATTTACCAGCATATATATTTCCAGTTCAGCGAGTGA
- the LOC121220963 gene encoding putative cyclin-D6-1 isoform X1, producing the protein MELDLENPLSNLNDLFPTASTPSLFLLESHHMPTLYYINTLKATHLDISVRREAISSISQLSCKFGPFLPYLAITYLDRFLSSQGVAVKNQPNTWVLRLVAISCVSLAAKMMKTDFSLADFQGDRGFMFDAQTVERMEYLILGALKWRMRSITPFSFVSFFISLFKVKDPPLKQALKARAVEIIFKAQLDTKLLEFKPSTIAASAVLSASHQIFDGKQFPSFKKAIFSCSYVNKENLVKCTNWVEEIAMEGSESIWDYQHIYQHIYFQFSE; encoded by the exons ATGGAGTTGGATCTTGAAAACCCTTTATCAAACTTGAACGACTTGTTCCCTACTGCTTCTACCCCTTCCCTCTTCCTGCTTGAATCTCATCATATGCCCACACTCTATTACATCAACACTCTCAAAGCTACACATCTTGATATTTCTGTCAGACGAGAAGCCATCTCTTCAATCTCACAG CTTTCTTGCAAATTCGGCCCCTTTTTACCGTATCTTGCTATCActtatcttgaccggttcttatCAAGCCAAGGAGTAGCGGTAAAAAAT CAACCTAATACATGGGTTCTGAGGCTTGTTGCAATCTCTTGCGTCTCTTTAGCTGCCAAGATGATGAAAACAGACTTCTCTCTCGCCGACTTTCAG GGCGATCGAGGTTTCATGTTTGATGCACAAACAGTAGAGCGAATGGAATATCTAATCCTGGGAGCATTAAAATGGCGAATGCGTTCAATTACTCCATTCTCTTTCGtctcctttttcatttcattGTTCAAAGTCAAAGACCCTCCATTAAAGCAAGCTCTCAAAGCTCGAGCTGTTGAAATCATCTTCAAAGCTCAACTTG ATACAAAGCTTTTAGAGTTCAAGCCATCAACAATTGCAGCATCGGCAGTCCTCTCAGCTTCCCATCAAATCTTTGATGGGAAGCAATTTCCCAGCTTTAAGAAAGCAATTTTCAGCTGTTCATATGTAAATAAG GAAAACCTGGTAAAATGCACCAATTGGGTGGAAGAGATAGCGATGGAGGGCAGTGAATCAATATGGGATTACCAGCATATTTACCAGCATATATATTTCCAGTTCAGCGAGTGA
- the LOC107955721 gene encoding kinesin-like protein KIN-13A, whose translation MQQSKAAATAFYNHAGGGGSFNNAGPAGGDAGDAVMARWLQSTGLQHLAFPLTSTGIDQRLLPNLLMQVNVLLIAKEQSSADASASSFIANEKEISTRENNVAKIKVMVRKRPLNKKEISQKEDDIVTVNENVLTVHEPKLKVDLTAYVEKHEFCFDAVLDEHVTNDEVYRVTVKPIIPIIFQRTKATCFAYGQTGSGKTFTMQPLPLRAGTRPY comes from the exons ATGCAGCAAAGCAAAGCTGCTGCGACGGCGTTTTACAATCACGCTGGAGGCGGCGGGTCCTTCAACAATGCTGGTCCCGCCGGCGGAGATGCTGGTGATGCTGTTATGGCACGGTGGTTGCAATCTACTGGATTGCAGCATCTGGCTTTTCCCTTGACTTCTACAGGCATTGACCAACGCCTCCTTCCTAATCTACTCATGCAG GTTAATGTACTTTTAATTGCAAAAGAGCAAAGTAGTGCAGATGCCTCTGCTTCGTCATTCATTGCCAATGAAAAAGAGATCAGTACAAGGGAAAATAATGTTGCTAAGATTAAAGTTATG GTACGTAAAAGACCATTAAACAAGAAAGAAATTTCTCAGAAGGAGGATGATATAGTAACTGTAAATGAGAATGTTTTAACGGTCCATGAACCCAAGCTAAAG GTGGACTTGACAGCATACGTAGAGAAGCATGAATTCTGTTTTGATGCTGTTCTGGATGAGCATGTTACTAATGATGAG GTTTATCGTGTTACTGTTAAGCCAATTATTCCCATAATTTTTCAGCGAACAAAAGCCACTTGTTTTGCATATGGGCAAACAG gtAGTGGTAAGACGTTCACAATGCAGCCATTACCTCTTAGAGCTGGCACAAGACCTTATTAG